TGCGTTGTTTGACGCTTTTGACCTGAATAATGTCGCGCTTGATGCTTACTTTGAAGGGTTTGTCTTTGCCTTCACGGACAATCATAAGGTCAATGTTGCTACCCGGCTTGCCGCGCATCAGTTTGACGGCATCGTTTAGGGTCATGCCTTTCACGGGGGTTTCATCGAGACGAATGATTAAATCGCCCGATTGTAAACCCGCTTTTTGAGCAGGGGTATCGTCAATAGGAGAGATTACTTTAACGAAGCCGTCTTCCATGCCGACCTCGATACCCAAGCCACCGAACTCACCGCTGGTGCCGACTTGCAATTCCTTGAATTCTTCCTCATCCAGATACGCAGAATGCGGGTCAAGGTTGCTGAGCATTCCCCGAATGGCATTGGTCATCAGGTCTTTGTCTTTGACATCCTCAACGTAGTTTTCCTTGATGCGTGAGTAGACCTCGGAAAATTGTTGCAGCTCATCCAGTGGCGGCGTGTTTTCAACCGTTTGCCGGAAAGCGAACACATTGAGGCTGATGCTGGTGGTGACACCAATCAAAACGCCAGCCATAGTGCCAGCCAGAACGCGGTAACGTGTATGCATAATCGTATCTCTCCAATGTTTTGGCTGCTCACGTCCTTGTCAGCAGAATTGTTTTGTGGCGGCATTTACAGGTTGCAAAACCCTGCCAGTTTACCACTGTGTGGCAGAAATGCACTTTAGTTGTTGTAAAAATGGTGCAATTGTAACGTATTCGTTGAGTGCGGTGGTGGTATGCTCACGACAGGCTTCAGCGACACCAACGCGCTGGGTTCTGCGGGGTTGTGCCGCTCCTGATTTCAAAATACAGGGCATCTTGGCTTTGTCCGCTGGAGTTGCCGACAGCGGCAATCGTTTCATTGGCGTTCACTGTTGCCCCTTCCTTTTTATATACTGCCCGATTATAGCCGTAAAGGCTCATGTAGTTATTGTCATGTTCGATGATGATTAAATGTCCGTAACCATCCATCCAGCCGGAAAACGCAACCCGACCTTTGGCAATGGCTTTGACCTTGCTTCCACCGGGGGCGGCCAGTACCACACCGCGCCAGCGTTGCTTTTCATTTCGTGCTGAACCGTAACTGTGGATTATTTTGCCGCTCACGGGCCAAGGCAATTGACCGCGTAGCTTGGAAAACGCTTTGCCGCTGTTCAGTGTTGCTGAGGAAGTGTTGGTGACTGCTTCTGCCTTGGTTGTTTTTGCGGGCTTGGTGGTTGCTTCAGTGCTGCTTGGTTTGGCTGTTTGCTGTTCTTCTGTAGCCGTTGTGGCACTGGTTTGTTGTTTTTCTTTGGCTTTATTGGCGGCAATACGGTCGAGTACGGCTTGTAAGTTGGCTTCTTCGGTTTTTAGTTTGCTAAGCTTTTTTTCAGCAGAGCGAATGTCGCCTTTTATATTGTCCAGTGCGAATGAACGGGCTTTCAGTGTACCTTGAATGTCGACTTTTTGTTGTTCAAGGGTTTTATTGAGTTCCTGCAAGTAACTATTGTCTTTTTCGATGGCAGTAC
The window above is part of the Thiothrix winogradskyi genome. Proteins encoded here:
- a CDS encoding murein hydrolase activator EnvC family protein, which translates into the protein MKVYLPLLILLFVSWTHANAADPKKQQQLQRDIRELSKELSSQQGESRDLQSEVTKLEKKLGEISDKHHQTEKKIDATLSKLEDSVRKQQKLDAELQAQKSGLAQQLQALYTAGEQSHLRLLLRQDEPSDISRTVRYFEYLNENRVTRIQGIQKTLNDIEAVRTAIEKDNSYLQELNKTLEQQKVDIQGTLKARSFALDNIKGDIRSAEKKLSKLKTEEANLQAVLDRIAANKAKEKQQTSATTATEEQQTAKPSSTEATTKPAKTTKAEAVTNTSSATLNSGKAFSKLRGQLPWPVSGKIIHSYGSARNEKQRWRGVVLAAPGGSKVKAIAKGRVAFSGWMDGYGHLIIIEHDNNYMSLYGYNRAVYKKEGATVNANETIAAVGNSSGQSQDALYFEIRSGTTPQNPARWCR